A single Musa acuminata AAA Group cultivar baxijiao chromosome BXJ2-1, Cavendish_Baxijiao_AAA, whole genome shotgun sequence DNA region contains:
- the LOC103985338 gene encoding uncharacterized protein LOC103985338, producing the protein MESFDAITHLPPRKRLLAELRRENSEFDFLPPVPCVSGDLGARLRDIINSPSSTLEEIVKVSKSVALAAVEISATARNNAVEKAAAATKAKAAAKSALLNLDSVTRKSRKGYHTRTKVRKKQVPIKLLYKNNYSAGTQKTDEELARKLHLAMNSSPRISDNKAKNSFGKEVLCNSDAICVENSHVLHNEGVRMNDKCFIDKSEGKDVFRRKEEASSNCTEKQQDGSKSRSLAGGRKVRIKQKKLPLSQYDVRGKAELKRPLANHYSFTGESKLDCARYNTSADDAGPSNDGGMSMEITSAWKCKKIRASQCSSDSKILRALC; encoded by the coding sequence ATGGAGTCCTTCGATGCCATCACCCATTTGCCGCCTCGGAAGCGTCTTCTTGCTGAATTGAGGAGGGAGAACTCCGAATTTGACTTCTTGCCACCAGTTCCCTGTGTTTCTGGCGATCTTGGTGCTCGGCTTCGTGACATTATCAATTCCCCGAGTTCGACTCTGGAAGAAATCGTCAAGGTCTCCAAGTCCGTAGCTTTGGCTGCGGTGGAAATTTCAGCGACAGCAAGAAACAATGCAGTTGAGAAAGCAGCTGCAGCCACAAAGGCCAAAGCTGCTGCTAAGAGTGCATTACTGAATCTGGATTCTGTCACGAGAAAGTCCAGAAAGGGTTACCATACTAGAACCAAAGTGAGAAAGAAACAGGTCCCGATAAAGCTCTTGTATAAGAACAATTATTCTGCGGGGACCCAAAAAACAGATGAAGAACTAGCCAGGAAATTGCATCTTGCAATGAATAGTTCACCTAGAATTTCAGATAATAAGGCGAAGAACAGTTTTGGGAAAGAAGTTCTTTGTAACAGTGATGCTATCTGCGTTGAGAATTCACATGTTTTGCATAATGAGGGTGTTAGGATGAATGATAAATGTTTTATAGATAAATCAGAAGGGAAAGACGTTTTCCGGAGGAAGGAAGAAGCATCCAGTAACTGTACAGAGAAACAACAGGATGGATCTAAGTCTAGATCATTGGCTGGTGGTAGGAAAGTaagaattaagcaaaagaaattaccTTTGAGTCAATATGATGTCAGAGGCAAAGCAGAACTAAAGAGGCCACTGGCAAATCACTATTCTTTCACTGGAGAATCAAAGTTGGATTGTGCACGGTACAATACGTCTGCAGATGATGCAGGACCTTCTAATGATGGTGGAATGTCAATGGAGATTACTTCAGCATGGAAATGCAAAAAGATCAGGGCATCACAGTGCTCATCTGATAGCAAGATTTTGCGTGCTTTATGTTGA
- the LOC135598020 gene encoding histone H4 encodes MSGRGKGGKGLGKGGAKRHRKVLRDNIQGITKPAIRRLARRGGVKRISGLIYEETRGVLKIFLENVIRDAVTYTEHARRKTVTAMDVVYALKRQGRTLYGFGG; translated from the coding sequence ATGTCGGGGCGCGGGAAGGGAGGCAAGGGGTTGGGCAAGGGCGGGGCGAAGCGCCACCGCAAGGTCCTTCGCGACAACATCCAGGGCATCACGAAGCCGGCCATCCGCCGCCTCGCCCGCCGTGGTGGCGTCAAGCGCATCTCCGGCCTCATCTACGAGGAGACCCGCGGCGTCCTCAAGATTTTCCTGGAGAACGTCATCCGCGACGCCGTCACCTACACCGAACACGCCCGACGTAAGACCGTCACCGCCATGGACGTCGTCTACGCCCTCAAGCGCCAGGGCCGAACCCTCTATGGCTTCGGAGGCTGA